The sequence below is a genomic window from Dermacentor andersoni chromosome 6, qqDerAnde1_hic_scaffold, whole genome shotgun sequence.
AACACATATGCCTTTGAAAACGCGGAGCCGTTTACAACACGACCGTGCTTCAGGCTGTCGCTCGACAGCACTGACTTTTAACCCCTAAGCGTACTTTCAACCCCTGAGCGTACTTTCAACCCCTGAGCGTACTTTCAACCCCTAAGCGTACTTTCTACCCCTAAGCGTACTTTCAACCCCTAAGCGTACTTTCAACCCCTAAGCGTACGCTGTAATCTTACGGCTCCTTTCCTTTGCAGACCTACCAGTACGGCTACGAAGTGGGTTCCGCACCCTCGTCGATGCTGGATGCGAGCGCCAAAGAGTCGAGTGCCATCGCACTTGGACGGTATCCTGTGAAGGACAGCGTCGCAGGAAACCAGCAGGTATATGCAACTAGCTGTTAGCTTCGTCGTGCGCTTCTCTGAGTGAGTAACCGCGTATACACGAATGTGACTCGATAATGCGTAGAGCGCGCCAATTTTTTGGTGCAACGTGCAGAGTTAAAAAGTGAAAGCCGTGGAGCAGGCCGGAGTAGCGGGCAccagaggagagagaaagagagaaggaaatagACTATACGGACAGGGTGGCTGCAGGAGcgagagaaaaaacaaacaaatggtTTGCGCAGAACAATACGTGCAATACAAACGCAACAATAAGTTTGTTTCATTGCGTACGCCGCCCAAATGAAGTGCCGATAAACAAAAGGGGTAATGGGAGGGTATTTTGTTGCCTTGGCGGCCCAGTGACTGCTGGCCCCTAGTGCATAAAGCGTCGCATTTGCTGCCACATCAGTTTGACCCAACAATTACCAAGCACGTTCATTAGGCGGCAAACCTATATCTTGTAAGCTTCCGGAAATAATTTTATTCGGGTGAATTTTTCAACTCGGTATTTTCAAATcaagttctggggttttacgtggcaaaaccgcgatgttattatgaggcacgcagtagcgggaaagagggggggcggggggggtctacggatcaattttgaccaacCGGGGTTCCTTGACGTGCGCCCAGCAGTGCGCGGCGCACGGGCGTTTTTtaatttcgcccgcatcgaaatgctggccgccacggccgggattcgaacccgcgcccTCGGGCCTAGCAGCGGCACGCGAAAGCCACTACGCCGCCACGGCAGGTGACCCACCTAGTATATTAAAGTTCTTCATCTAAAGTCTAGTTGGAGTGCTAACGAGTTAAGATGGGTACGAGAACCGAGAATGAATACAAAATCTTGACTTTCAACGTCCAGTCTGAGTTGAAAGTCGTTGCTCCGAatcacgtctttcttttttttttttgcccttgccTCGACTACGTGCTGCTGAATTCCTGGCGCCCAAATACGAGAAATATGAACAGTATGGCCCACTGAAATAGAGAAAACCAGCTTATTGCTGACAAAATTTGACACGAAGGCCTACCGAGTATATGTTTGTACGTATAGCTTGCTACCTGCCGCTTCATACTGTTACGTGGTAGTCTAACAGGTAGGAGACAATGCCACAGGATGGAGGCCAGAGCATATGTGATGGTTTAGGGGGTAGGGTGGTGATggcggtggtgatgatgatgatgatgatgtgccttCAAGATATGTCACCTACTCACAGCAGGAGATGGGCCAAGAAttaggaggcgggggggggggggggatgctgaACTCGCTGACATGCTTAGTCCGGTGGTGACATGTATCTTCAGTCCGGTGGCGCTAACTTTGTCGTCGAGTGTAACCTAGCAATAATAGTACACCTTTCTTCCGATACAGTTGAAGTGTTCGTATTTGCCTCCGTATGATTTAGAAATTCCTCTTGACAGTGCACCTTACTATATATGTGTAGGATTACGGTTGATATTTTCTTTTCATCCAAATTATTGAAAAATGAATGTTGCTCCGGAGACGTCTTTCTCGAAACACACACGAGTATTTCGGAAGTACTTGCCTATACAAGTAACAATAAAACGAATGCAAGCAGCTTAGCATAATCACCTAATATACAAAACTACTCATACATGTTTGCAAGACTTAAGTCAATTAACGAGTGGTGTTTGTGCGTAGCAATCAAAACTTTATAATAAACCGCGGCGCCACGTGGTAAAGCTCGTCATGGACAATATTGGCACAAACGCATGTACGGGTTTTATAGCTCGTGCTTAACAGGCCAACAGTTAAGCCAAGGACAAAGGTGTACATACAAGAACCAGCCCAACGCCCTACAGCTCAATGCCCGTCCTCCCACAACCTAGCGCTTTGTGCTGTCCGTCACTCATTTGCCGTCGTTTTTAGCCTGAAAAAAATGAACCTTATTCTATACCAATGCACGCGACCACTGCACTACTGTTTAAGTGCGCATCGTATAAGAATTTTAGTAATAACATTTCTAGTGCTCACTGCACAGTCTTGTGTACCTGTTTGACCTACAAGATCACAGGAATTATTGTCTAGGCCGTGTCATCTTTATGTTACCAAAGCTCAAACTCGCAAAAGCGTGAACAGACACCCTATTatcaagaaagcttttttttttttcataggcaGCTTGTTTATATAAGAGAACGAAAATGTCAGACAACTGTCGCGCTGGCTGTCCATTCGGTATTCAATGTGCTGTACATAAGTCGCGCAAGTACTGACGCCATCATGCCGTGCGTGTAAGTGACGTGAACCATACCAATAAATTATTTATTGCGGCTATTGATCAACTCGCAGGTCGAAGACGTGTCGGGACCTTCTGCCTCTGCCTTCAGGGCAGGCCTAGTCTCCGATTCCGCGCTACGAGTCGAACAGGGGCGGAGCAGCCAGGTCTTCTTCGAACCCAAGACgccggagaaggaggaggagtcTTCTTTAGTCACCAGCTATGAGATACCGCGCGCGTCTGCCATACCCGTACCCAAGAAGAGCGAAGAAGACACCAGCTCTGGCGCAGAGCAAGGCGGGACGGTGTTCAGCCAACCCAACAAGAACGAAAGGAGAATCGTGGTCACGTCAAAGGGATCTCTGCCCATCACACAACGCCAGCAGAAACGCGTGAGCCAAGCGCAGAAGAGCGAAACTACACAGGAAAGACCAAAGACATACCATGCGAGAACGTTCCCCAAGCCTCAAAGGACGCCCCAGTACCGGCCCACGTCGCGACCGCAGTACAAGCACAGGACAACGTCGCATCCGACACCGGCGTCTGTCGTCGATTACGAATCGAAGCAGGCGAGCACAGAGCAGTCGGCCCAGGGTGTAAGTCAGGCAAGTCAAGTTGCGCATCAGAGCCCGTCGAGCGCGAGTCTCGCGAGTCAGGAGACCTTCAAGCAGGAGCAGAGGGCCGCGGGTGGTTACGAGAAGCGACCGCAGCTGACGCAGAGGCCGAGGACGAGCAACACGTACGAAATACGGACGCCACATTCCACTCAGTACGTGAGCATCGGAGGCGACGCTGCAGAAaaagcggccgccaggtaccAGCACTACCAAGaccagcaacaacagcaacagaaCCAGGAGCAGCAGCAGACGCCTCCGTCAACAGCTAGCGTCTACAACTCTTACGACTCCTCGTCGTACCAGAGCACAACACCGGTACAATCGGACCAAACGAGCAAGGACGCTGGTTACTCTACAGCCGCCCAGCAAGATACGTATGCCAACCAGGGGTACAGACCGCAAGACATCAGAAGTGTGACCGTAGGAGCATCAGCCCAGGTGTCAGACTACAGCCAAGGGACTACCACGCAAAAGAACGAGCAGGGGCAGCATGATTACCACCGTGGCACTGCTTACCCAGCACGAGTGAGCGACGCAACCCAAAGGAGCCCGACGCAACCGAGCTCGACACTGTCGTTCAAACAGGGCTATCTCTCTTCCAAAAAGGGAGGCGCAACGCAAGCGCAGCAGTCTTCTCGTGAAAACTACCACCACCAACAGCGACAGCACCtccagcagcggcagcggcagcaacaccagcaccagcagcagcagcaccagcagcagcggcagcaccagcagcagcaacaacagcagcaacagcaacaccagcaacagcagcaccagcagcagcagcaacaccaacaacaacaacaaacctACCAACGAAACCCGCATAACTCCGGTTCTTACGACAGTCAAGAGGGATCTCAGCAAGCTAGAACGCCCGCGTACGACTCGCGGTACCAGACGACTCCTAAGCAACCGAGGACGCAGACAACCTTGTACAAGTACCACCGGGGAACCTACCAGCAGGATAGAACGCAGCAAGGGGACGATGGACAGGGGCCGTTTTCTCCCATAGATTACAGCCGCCAAGGTAATCACGGCCTAAACACGCAGGGTATAACGACGCCTTCGCATCGCCCTTTCGCTCCGCACCAGCAACAGCACTACGGGCAAGCTCACTCATTAGGAAAAACGACGACAAGATCTAATACCGCGTCCGGACAGCCCGAACCGCAGTACTCGAAGCCCGCCCCGCCGCCTCTTCGCAGTAGCTTCCACGCTACACCGAAGCCGGACCATCAACAAGGAGGCGGGCAGCTGCCGTTGCCTCCCCCAGAACCAACCCCACCTCCGCAGGACGCTCAGGTACTCCTGGTCGAAATCAACAACCCTCAAGCGCAGGTCTACGGGCAGCAACTCAAGGCCGTACATCGgcatcagcagcaacaacagcagcagcagcacaaacaacagcagcaggagcaacaacagcaacagcagcagcaacaacaacaactgcagcagcagcaacagcagcagcagaacaaCTTGCTTCAGCATCACCACCTGGCTGAACTACTGGCCAGCCACCAGAAGATTCCACTGATGCAGCCACTACACTTCCTGGCAGCCGCAGGCCCGAACCAGCCGTTACGCGTTCCCATCATCGAGGTGGCATCTCCTCTTCTGGCTGCAGGTAACCTCCAGCAACAGGGACCTCACCTTCACAACCTAAGACAGGAGATCCAACGACAGCTTCAGCAGCTCAACCAACCCCACCAACAGCCGTTCTTGTTCGGTCAGCCGCAGGACGCGATCCAACAGATGCTCAAGTCGCATCAGCTGTACGTGCCGCAGAACCAGGGCATTCAGAAGGTCATCACGCAGGGGCCCGTGCCAATCGAGCTGAAGGTCGAGCCCCTGTTTGACGTGAACCACAAGGGAACGGGAGACGGCGACGGTATCAAGGACGTGCGCATACAAGCATTGAAGCCCATTCCCCTGCCTGCATCACCGGTCGGGCATGGTCCTCATGGAGGGGCGAACGACATACCCTTCGAAGTTAACATGCTCGTGGACGCGGCCAAGAAGGCGATCATGTCGGCGGGCGGTTTTCCGAAGCCAGAAGTGATCGTCGTGGATGGAAGTCAggtgagagaaaaagagagacaaaacgTGTTTATTGAGCAGTTTAGTATACATGGGGTGGATCCTAATTTCATATGAGATGCACTGCAGAATGCGACGCTGTGAATTCTGATCGGATAGGTATAGGTTGGCTGTCCAGTAATGTCGCTTTTTCATAGTAGACGCTCAAGTGAACTTGTTCTGTGAGAAAAAGATGGTCCTTACCCCTCTCTCAAGCTTTTACGAGTGCACAAACCACCATTTGAGCAAAAAGTAATGCCTAGTGTATTCCAATGGACGCAACAAGTGCTGCACAGCAATCTCCAGCGCTTGCGTCTAGTCGTCGTATTCATTGTGCCTTAGTGCTGAGTTCACTATACATTCCGAAACAAAGCAATAACTACTTCACTTGTCTTTGTTGACAGCCGACTGGCGCTGCGTAGTTGTCATTTCGGTTACGTTCGGTGTGCTTGCGTTGAGCGCCGTATGTTTGTCTCTCCTATCTAAAGGAAATCGAAAAACACGTTGCCTGGTACACGATTCCGCACCTAGACTGCGCTAAAAATGACGAAAACATTGAAATTTATCGCTGCTTGAAGCACCTCTTCATTTAAACTGAAACTAAGGGTAACAATTCCTTGTTGTCATGGTCAATCCCCTGGTCACTGGTGTTGCTAGTCAAATTCAGCGAGTGCCGTGTTACTGTTAAGCTCAGGACATCTGTTTGTACGTTAACTGGACAGAGGGGAACCATTCCAAGAATTCGGCCAATAACTCCATATCCGGCTATATTCTCCCCTCCCCCGCGTCTCACACAGGGCGGCCAGATGCCGGAAAACGTCCTGCGGGCCGTGCAACAGATACTGAACAACGAGCACGCCGGCCGCGGCGAGCCCGGTCGCCAGCCGAAGGGCTCGGCCTCGCACCACTCGCAGCAGAAGAGCCACGCCGAGCAGCCGTTTCCGGCCGCGGCCAGCGTCAAGCTCAACGACAAGCTGAACGTCCAGGTGGCCGGACTGCTCGTGGACAGCCACAGCCTTCAGAGCGTCTTCCCCAAGAACCTCATCCACGGCACGGGCAGCTCCAAGCTGCGCTACAACGAGCCGGTGAACGTCCACATTCCTGTGAGCGACCTCCCGCCGCGGCCGGCCGTGGATGTGCGCATCAGGGGCCCCGACGGGAAAGTTTCGCAAGTGCTTGTCCCGCTCCACGATGCGGTGAGTCGTGTTTTGCTCGGACTGTGTTTCCTTTCTGTGACGAGTTTCCTCGATCAACTCTATACATGCGGCTATAAAAAGACAAGGAACTCCCGCGGATCTTCGTTCCTGTGGTATTGGCCCCGTGTTGTCAACGGCTAAAGCTACGCAACAATTATACACCATGCTCGCTTCTTAAAGTATACGACAAGTCCCAGATATAGCGTTTCACGTACGATGGTGACGCGGAACACGTACGAGTGTCAACAGTGTAGCTTCCCGAACGCGGCGCGCTCAATACCCCGCTGGCTAAGTATAGGGCTTCTCTCTTGGTTCCGCTGGTGATGTAATTCACGATGCAAGTCCATTAAAAAAGAGATGGACGCGATACATCTTGAACGTAACCGCGTTTCCCGGAACGTCGAATGTGTTCCGGGGCAATCTATATTTCTACCTCCTGAAATTCGCGTTGACTACGTTTGTGTTCCTTCCCGTGGCAGTGCTTCTTTCGGAGCAACAATTTTGCAGAACGCGAGGAGACCACGTCAGCTGAAGGTATACAGCCCCAGTTCAGTTAGGTTGAGCACAGAATTGGACTTTTAGAGGTCCAAGTAGCGGTTGTATTTAGCGGAGCGTTGTCTTCTATTTCCGTTAATCGTGGATATAAAAGTTGATGCTGTAACCACGTGCCCCTTCAGTACAAACACTTCACGCGGTTTGTAGCCCTCCAAAGGTAAACACTTGAGGACCACGAACACAAAGAAGAACTAGGACAAAAGAAATAGCTTCTACTAACTCACTAtgaaaaatgaaagagagagaaaaaaaagcactgacTTTAAGAGCAAGCTTGAGTTCGGGGCCAATTACAATTTTTCCATTCAAATACACGTGATACTTCCAAACGGTCACTGTGGTACAGTTTTATGAGACAACCGCAGGACCGATTTGAATGTAATTTATTGAATTTCAAACTGAAAGTAAAATTCTAGTGGTGCTAAAGCAAAATTTTGATTTACGACCTTGATTTTTTCACAGAAATTGCCAAAAAATTGGCAAgctccccccaaaaaaaaaaaaagaaaagcacgaagcttacaaGCCTTAAACACTGTACCAAaagcagatatcgcagttctgtaaactgcatccgttagagaaTCTCAAATGAACAAATGTGATGTAATAACGTACAGTTTACGTGAAGTTGTTACAATGGTTTACGAAGGTTTCGCAATAGTCTTACTCACAAATAACTGATACACTTGACAGCTTTGTACAATACaccaattttgtgcgctttagacgTATTATTACGCGCAGTTTACATAGTGATGACGTCAGTTTGTTTAATGCGGAGTTACTGAGTTTATACTTATTACTCGAGGTTTCAGAAACATCGCGATTTTCAATAATTTTCGTTAAAGCACTTATGacttaaataaaaaaatgctCTTTCTACAGTGACTAGATTTTAACGTTTCATATTAAATGCCCTCATCAAAATCTCATGAAAAACAATGCAGTGGCTACAGAGAAAAACGATGTCTCCGTtaccatgtatttagatgggagctcCCAAGAACGCTTCAATGGGACCCGCGTACTCAATGAGCAAGTCAGAAAGTCGGCTTCTCCTAGCATGAGAATCATTCCTAGCAGTATATCAGATACGTTTGCTGCCCTAGCTGTCGAGGCTGAGAGTCGCGTGTCATAAGCTTGGCACAGAAAGATCGCATCTGATTGCGTAGTCATGCCACAAATATGTCTCCTTAGCGCGTCCACAGGCATCCGCAATCGTCATCAAATGTACCTTGCGGAAAAGCGCACTATCAGAATTTTGCACAATGCGGATGTCAGCTTCCTTCGTATACCAGCATCACGATAAGTTACGAACGTGAGCCGAGCACTCACTCAACGTCACAGTGCAGTGCAACGCTCGGCAACACTGCTGCTGACAATTTACTTGAATAATTTTCCGCAGGATGTAACGAGAAAAGGACATAAAAAAAGCACGTGCAGCTCCGCATTGCGCAGAAACTGCGGCAGCGTCTCTGCAAAGCTTTGCCTGCTGTCCCCCAACGGTAGCTGTCCGGTACACCCGGCTTCAATTCGGCTTTTCAAAGCAGCTACAGCTTGGCTACACACGTTTCAGGGCGTAGCCAAAGCGGGTGTCAAGCAAGCTGCCGTTGTCGCAGAAGCCGAACGCTTGGAAAATGTTCTTTAGTAGACCGGCAGTCGATCGCAATGCCCATGTGACGGAGGGCGTCATGGCCCGCTAGAGCAGCAGTTTCGAAGTACCCTGCCGCTCTTATCGTTGTCgttcgcttctttctttcctttgcagAACAAGTTGGCGGCGTTGGCCAAAGACGCCGGCGGCAGCAACAACTTCGCTGGCTCGGCATTTCCGGCGAACCTTTTCCAGGGCGTGCAGAACTTTGGTCGCGGCGGGGGCGGGCACCAGGGTCAGAAGGAGGGTCTGCTTCTTGGCGGTTCGGCCCAGCAGCCCGCGTTCGGCATCGGACCCGTCCGGTTGGGCGAGAAAGTGAGCCTCATGGACGGTGCCGGCGGGACGCTGCAGATCGCCGACTTGCCGCAGTTTGACCCTGCGGCTCTGGCGGCGGCGGCAACGGACATGATCCAGTTCAGGCCTCTTTGAGCTTTTGCGTGCCGTTGCGATCTGTAAAGCCATTTCCTTGGAGGAGCAGACGAGAGAAGCCAGGGCATAACTCACGCCACAAGCCGCAGACCATCCTGGCTAAGGAACGGATTTGCACCTCGGTCGCTGGCCAACGTTTTCAAAGTCCGTAAAGGTTCGTTGCTTACGTGACGAGGAACAGAGCTTGTTCACAAATAGGGTAGCGTGAAGCattttaagaggaaactttagctcgggtgctcctatctaaatacatgaagaaggagaattcgctttccttgacaacaactgcaccaaatttggcgaggtttgttgcatttaaaagaaaaactcaaaatctagtgactgctggcttcgaattttcgatttaggtcgtcaatcttttattaaaacttggcaaaaattgaaaattttcaggacacgaaaccatcaagtttacaactctgtaactcagtaatgaaaaatgatatcacaattctgtgaattgcatctaatattacatataaagcggacaaaattgatgcgttacacatgaatctaaagaaaaatTACttgtatggaaatacagcttttgcagaactcttgtacaTAACGTAAGACATTCACGGAAAATAAAAAATGACAcgtcgaatttgtccgctttcattgatctaacggatgccgtctacagaactgtgatatctgtttttgacgCAGAGCTgttgatttgtaaacttcgtgcttctatttcttttctttccaaaCTAGCGAATTAAAAATAATCTTTTTAGCAATATTcaaaccctaaatcgaaattccgcttccaccagtcactagaatttaactttctctctcaaatgcaacaaatttcattaaaattggttcaGGGGTTATTTTAGAAAgctttttgcgttttacatgtatttgaataggccgcgtcggagttgggcccgagctaaagcttcctcttaagcatcaTAAACAGAGTAAACGGTGCCGGCACCTGACTTACTGCTGGCTTTTATTATGTGGTTCTTCAGGGGCAAAAATGGCGGTACACCACAGCATAGTTCCTAATTAACAGCCATTGGTTACTTGGTGAAACCAGCAAGCATTGCACCAAATGATCGCGTCGCGACCACTTGTTAGGTGGATGGTCTGTGGCGGCAATATATATCCTACATAGTCGCGAACCCTCAAAAGCGGACGAAATTTCACAGTCCTTGACTGCTGGGGAACATTAAGTCGAGTCACACGCAAAAGGCCAGAAATGATCGATAAATAACATTCATGTCCATGAAACTACTATCAGTGGTTAGCCTGAATCCCTTGCTAAATTTATGAGTTTTATTGTCAACAGTGTCAAATGTATTTAGTCCTAACTATAACGATGAAGCGAAATTTAAATTACGTAAACGTCAGAGAAAATCTACGTGCTATTCGTTCTCTGGCCGTCAGAAAATCTAGGAAATGCGAGCACGCGCTTTGTGTGGTTACGATAACTCACATGCGCAAACTCAGACCCTGTACAGAAGCAGAGTTGTTAACTAGTGGGTTTATCAATTCCGCTCAAGCTGTTAAAGAACATGCGCACAGCAATAAGCTGAGAATATAATAAAAGCCTCACATGTTCTGAACAAACATTTATGTCGATGTTATTGCGAAGCAATTACGAAACGGCGCTGAACGTTTTAAGTGATAGGCCCTGGTAATTTCGTCTGTTCCTCTAGAAGTGGCTTTTACAGGTCAACCTAGCTCGCATTTACTACAGGTTATAGCAAGCATTGGCTCATGGTGAGATTCGGAAAGGCGTCTCCCTGTGTTCCCGGGTAAAAGCGTGCGAACAAACTCATTTCACTTTTCCCTCCAGTTCTGGGCTTAAATGAACCGTTCACTCGGCAGCTCTAGAGGCGTACTGGCTTGAGAGACATGTATCAGCGTATAGATTGGCGTATGGATTGGCGTACAGGATTGGTCAGGCATCTTGAAGCGGGGCTCCGAAGTGTGTGAGATGGTTTGTGACGCGACCAGCGGCTGTTGGTGTTATGTTGTGCTTGAGTTGTTATCCTGTTATGTGAGCTGTATTATCACTTGAGTCGTCGTGTATAAGTCGTCGCATACCAAGTTAGTGGGTTGTCTGAGACAAATTGTGCACGTTTCTTGCGAGAAAGTAGTGAATGTTCTGATGTTTCTTCGTATAGTGGTGCGGGCGAAAGCTGTGAAGGATAGACCTTGCATTCATGCCATGTTTGATCGAATTTGTACACAGTGTTCAGAAATTTCTTTTGCAAATGGCAGCTGGGCTGCTTTTACAATTCTTTTGCGTCTTTTCACGGGATGCTTTCAATCGGTAGTCTTGAGAGGACGAGCTTGAACAGATCCCGcactaaatttcttttttttttcagtctgttTAGTGCCTTATAGAAAAAGAGAAGGTAGAAAAAAATGAACGCAGAACGAATACCTATTTGATGGTAACGGTGAAGTTGTACCCTATGTAGAAAGCAAAGCAACGCTGTCCACAAGGCTAGCAACATTGTAGGCATATGATCTAGACAAGCTCAAGTTGTGACTTCAGAATATTTAATGGTTCATTTGGCCTTTCCTTCAAAATTCAAAATTTATATCGTCCCGTCTGACGGTAGCAGAGGGTTCGGTTCGGGCAGAGTGCTCTCTTTTGTCATGATCGGTTGCACGAATCAAGAGGCGTTTCCTGAGTGATTCGCTTCGCATAAAAGAAGTGTTCTGATT
It includes:
- the LOC126523049 gene encoding uncharacterized protein yields the protein MCILFETIGSGTCHKTYQYGYEVGSAPSSMLDASAKESSAIALGRYPVKDSVAGNQQVEDVSGPSASAFRAGLVSDSALRVEQGRSSQVFFEPKTPEKEEESSLVTSYEIPRASAIPVPKKSEEDTSSGAEQGGTVFSQPNKNERRIVVTSKGSLPITQRQQKRVSQAQKSETTQERPKTYHARTFPKPQRTPQYRPTSRPQYKHRTTSHPTPASVVDYESKQASTEQSAQGVSQASQVAHQSPSSASLASQETFKQEQRAAGGYEKRPQLTQRPRTSNTYEIRTPHSTQYVSIGGDAAEKAAARYQHYQDQQQQQQNQEQQQTPPSTASVYNSYDSSSYQSTTPVQSDQTSKDAGYSTAAQQDTYANQGYRPQDIRSVTVGASAQVSDYSQGTTTQKNEQGQHDYHRGTAYPARVSDATQRSPTQPSSTLSFKQGYLSSKKGGATQAQQSSRENYHHQQRQHLQQRQRQQHQHQQQQHQQQRQHQQQQQQQQQQHQQQQHQQQQQHQQQQQTYQRNPHNSGSYDSQEGSQQARTPAYDSRYQTTPKQPRTQTTLYKYHRGTYQQDRTQQGDDGQGPFSPIDYSRQGNHGLNTQGITTPSHRPFAPHQQQHYGQAHSLGKTTTRSNTASGQPEPQYSKPAPPPLRSSFHATPKPDHQQGGGQLPLPPPEPTPPPQDAQVLLVEINNPQAQVYGQQLKAVHRHQQQQQQQQHKQQQQEQQQQQQQQQQQLQQQQQQQQNNLLQHHHLAELLASHQKIPLMQPLHFLAAAGPNQPLRVPIIEVASPLLAAGNLQQQGPHLHNLRQEIQRQLQQLNQPHQQPFLFGQPQDAIQQMLKSHQLYVPQNQGIQKVITQGPVPIELKVEPLFDVNHKGTGDGDGIKDVRIQALKPIPLPASPVGHGPHGGANDIPFEVNMLVDAAKKAIMSAGGFPKPEVIVVDGSQGGQMPENVLRAVQQILNNEHAGRGEPGRQPKGSASHHSQQKSHAEQPFPAAASVKLNDKLNVQVAGLLVDSHSLQSVFPKNLIHGTGSSKLRYNEPVNVHIPVSDLPPRPAVDVRIRGPDGKVSQVLVPLHDANKLAALAKDAGGSNNFAGSAFPANLFQGVQNFGRGGGGHQGQKEGLLLGGSAQQPAFGIGPVRLGEKVSLMDGAGGTLQIADLPQFDPAALAAAATDMIQFRPL